The sequence below is a genomic window from Ciceribacter thiooxidans.
GGACACGGTCGTACCTTCAACCAGCGGCAGCAAGTCTCGCTGGACCCCTTCACGGGAGACGCCTGCGCCGATCCCACCGTCGCGCGCGGCGATCTTGTCGATCTCGTCGAGGAACACGATCCCGTCGTTCTCGACCGATTTTACGGCTTCGCGCTGGATCAGCTCATTGTCGATCAACTTGTCGGATTCGTCGCGGATCAGTTCCGGATAGGAGTTCTTGACCGTCGTGCGGACCTTCTTAGTTCGGCCCCCCATCGCCTTCCCGAACATCTCCGACAGATTGAGAATTCCGACGTTTGCTCCGGGAATTTCGAAGCCGGGCATACCGCCGCCGGTATCGGCAACCTCGATCTCGATCTCCTTGTCGTCGAGAAGGCCGTCACGCAGCTTCTTGCGGAAGCTGTCGCGCGTAGCCGGGGACGCCGTGGAGCCGACTAGCGCGTCAAGGACACGCTCTTCCGCGCTTGCATGGGCTTTTGTCTGGACTTCGGCCCGCTTTTTCTCACGCACCAGTCCAATGCCGACTTCAACGAGATCGCGGATGATCTGCTCGACGTCGCGGCCCACGTAGCCCACCTCGGTGAACTTCGTGGCTTCGATCTTGATGAAGGGAGCGCCGGCGAGCTTCGCCAGTCGCCGGGAGATTTCGGTCTTGCCCACGCCCGTCGGCCCGATCATCAGGATGTTCTTCGGCATGACTTCATCACGAAGGCTCTCATCGAGCTGCTGGCGGCGCCACCGGTTGCGTAGGGCGATCGCAACGGCGCGCTTCGCCTCATGCTGTCCGATGATATAACGGTCGAGTTCGGAAACGATCTCGCGGGGAGAGAATGTTGTCATAGCCCTTTTCCGTAAAATGATGGCTTGAATAGGTGAGCTCAGGTGTCGCTTGCAATCGTTTCCACGACGACATTGCCGTTCGTGTAGACGCAAATCTCCGCCGCGATCGCCATTGCGCGGCGGGCAATATCCTCGGCGGACAGCTCGGTTTCCATGAGCGCGCGCGCGGCCGCGTAAGCATAGTTGCCGCCTGATCCGATGGCGATCGTGCCGTGCTCCGGCTCCAGGACATCTCCATTTCCCGTGATCGCCAGAGTTACCGATTTGTCCGCAACCAGCATCATCGCTTCCAGATTACGCAGGTACTTGTCCGTCCGCCAGTCCTTGGCCAACTCCACCGCCGCCCGCATCAATTGACCCGGATACTGTTCAAGCTTTTTTTCGAGCCGCTCCAGCAAAGTGAAGGCATCTGCCGTCGCACCCGCAAAGCCGGCGATCACATCACCCTTACCGATCCGCCGCACCTTTCGGGCGTTACCCTTCATGACGGTCTGGCCGAGGCTGACCTGTCCGTCGCCGGCCATGACGGCGACGCCACTCTTGCGCACAGTGATGATGGTCGTGCCGTGCATAGTGCCGTAGGGATTATGTTCGCTCATCTTGGAAACCAATCTGAAAGAATGAATTCATACCGGGGGATTGCCGCCAGCCTTTGCTCTTATTTAAGTTTCCGCAGACGGATTGCAAACCGGACACGTCGCCCGACGGCCAAGTGCCTGTCACCGCGCTGTTTTGACGCTCTCTTCTGGATATTTGCCACGGCGCCTGATAAGGAGCACGCAGAACTTTTCGGAGTAGAACCATGTCGACTGCCGCATCGGGCCGCGCGGGCACCGTCTCTCGCAAGACCAACGAGACTTCGGTTGCCGTTTCCGTCAATATCGACGGCACCGGCCAATCCCGGATATCGACCGGCGTCGGCTTCTTCGATCACATGCTCGACCAGCTCTCCCGGCATTCTCTCATCGACATGGATATCGACGTCAAAGGCGACCTGCACATCGATGATCACCACACGGTCGAAGACACAGGTATCGCGCTCGGGCAGGCGATCTCGAAGGCGCTCGGCGAGCGCCGCGGCATAAGCCGCTATGCGTCTATTGACCTTGCCATGGACGAGACCATGACGAAGGCGGCGATCGACGTATCGGGGCGGCCGTTCCTCGTATGGAACGTCGTCTTCAGTGCACCCAAAATCGGCACGTTCGACACGGAGCTGGTGCGTGAATTCTTCCAGGCGCTTGCGCAGAACGCCGGCGTCACGTTGCACGTCATGAACCATTACGGCGCCAACAACCACCATATAGCGGAAACCTGCTTCAAGGCGGTCGCCCGTGTGCTTCGCAGCGCGACGGAAATCGATCCGCGACAGGCAAGCCGCGTCCCGTCGACCAAGGGTTCCCTGGTCTGAAAAGACAGCGTCATTGCGGTCCTGCCTTGATGTCCTCATGACCCCGCCGGATGGCCGGAGCAAGGACGCGGTGGTGACCACGAACAGAAGGACTAAGCCCATGCGTGTGGCGATCATCGATTACGGCTCGGGTAACCTCCGTTCAGCCACCAAGGCATTCGAGAGGGCGGCACGGGAGAGCGGGGTCGTCGCGGATATCGAGTTGACCGACCAGCCCGAACGTGTCGCGTCTGCCGACCGTATCGTTCTACCAGGCGTCGGTGCCTACGCCGACTGCCGACGAGGGCTTGACGCGGTCGCCGGCATGACGGAAGCCCTTACCGTTGCCGTGGAAAAGAATGGACGACCATTTCTCGGTATCTGCGTCGGCATGCAACTGATGTCCAGTCGCGGTCTCGAGAAGACCGTCACTCCCGGTTTTGGCTGGATTAAAGGTGACGTCGTCGAGATGACACCTGGTGATCCCACTCTGAAAATACCGCAGATCGGCTGGAATACGCTCGATCTTCGTCGACCTCACCCGCTCTTTGAAGACATTCCGACCGGTCCGGACGGCTTACATGCCTATTTCGTCCACTCGTATCATCTGGCGGCTGACAATCCCGAGGACATCGTGGCTACGACCGACTACGGCGCGCCGGTTACCGCCTTCGTCGCCCGTGAGAACACGGCGGGTGCCCAGTTCCATCCGGAAAAGAGTCAGACACTCGGCCTCAAGCTGATCGCAAACTTCCTGACCTGGACTCCGTGAAACAGTTGGACGAAACCATGATCCTTTTTCCTGCGATAGATCTCAAGGACGGTCAATGTGTCCGACTGAAGCTCGGCGACATGGGCCAGGCGACCGTCTACAATCCTGATCCGGCGGCACAGGCAAGAACCTTCGAGAAACAAGGGTTCGAATGGTTGCACGTCGTCGACCTCAATGGTGCCTTTGCGGGCGAGAGCGTCAACGGCGCGGCGGTCGACGCGATCCTGAAGGCAACGAAAAACCCGGTCCAGCTCGGAGGCGGCATCCGTACGCTCGCACATATCGAATCCTGGCTGGCACGTGGTCTCGCCCGCGTGATCCTCGGCACAGTGGCCGTGCGTGATCCGGCGCTTGTCATCGACGCCTGCAAGGCGTTTCCCGGAAAGATTGCCGTCGGAATAGATGCCAAGGGCGGCAAGGTGGCGGTGGAAGGTTGGGCGGAGGCCTCTGAACTCGGCGTAATCGAGCTTGCACGCAAGTTCGAAGGCGCCGGAGTTGCGGCCATCATCTACACCGACATCGATCGCGATGGGATTCTGACCGGCATCAACTGGGAATCGACACTGGTGCTCGCAGATGCGGTCTCCATTCCGGTTATTGCGTCCGGTGGGCTCGCCTCGATCGAAGACATACGTCGCTTGTTGCGACCGGATGCCAGAAAGCTTGAAGGTGCAATTTCCGGCCGTGCCCTCTACGACGGCCGCATTGATCCGGCCGAGGCTCTTGCGCTGATCAAGACCGCCCGCCAAGCCGAGGTGCAACAATGACGTTGAAAGCTCGTGTAATTCCCTGTCTCGACGTCAAGGACGGCCGTGTCGTCAAGGGCATTAATTTCGTCGATCTCATCGATGCCGGCGATCCGGTGGAGGCGGCCAAGGCTTACGATGCGGCCGGCGCCGATGAACTCACCTTCCTCGACATCACCGCATCGTCGGAAGATCGTCACACCATTTTCGACGTCGTTGCGCGCACGGCGGAGCACTGCTTCATGCCGCTCACGGTCGGTGGAGGCGTTCGGACGATCGCCGACATCCGCAAACTTCTCCTCTGCGGAGCGGACAAGGTGTCCATCAACTCGGCCGCGGTGAAAAATCCGGACTTCGTGGCGGAGGCCGCGGACAAGTTCGGCGATCAATGCATCGTCGTGTCCATCGATGCCAAGAAGGTATCCGGGGCGGGAGAAACCGACCGATGGGAGATCTTCACCCACGGCGGTCGTCAGCCGACGGGCATCGACGCGATCGAATTCGCAGGCAAGATGGCAGCGCGCGGTGCCGGCGAACTTCTCGTCACGTCCATGGACAGAGACGGGACGAAGAGCGGCTATGACATCGTGCTGACTCGGACCATTGCCGACTCCGTACGTGTCCCGGTCATTGCCTCGGGTGGCGTGGGCAACCTCGACGATCTCGTTGCGGGCATCAAGGAAGGGCACGCCACTGCCGTCCTTGCGGCATCGATCTTCCATTTTGGTACATACAGTATCGGCGAAGCGAAGCGTTACATGGCGGACCATGGCATCCCCATGCGACTCGACTGAAGAAGACGGAGCGGCGGAATGACCACGTTTTCCCTGACGGACCTCGAAAAAATCGTCGCCACGCGTGCCATGGCCGAACCGGACCAATCCTGGACGGCGAAACTCGTCCACGGAGGACAGCAAAAAGCAGCCAAGAAGCTCGGTGAGGAAGCGGTAGAGACCGTGATCGCGGCGATCGCCGCCGACCGCCAGAATCTTGTCTACGAGAGTGCCGATCTGCTCTATCATCTGTTGGTCGTATTGAAAATCGCGGACGTACCGCTAGAAGCTGTCATGCAGGAGCTTCAGCGGCGAACAGCCCAGACAGGCCTCAGCGAAAAGGCCAACCGGCGGGATCCATGACAACAGCTATACGGCCAGCCGACGTGCCCGAAACGCTCGATCACTTCCAAGCCAACGATTATTCGCCCTATCACTTCTATTCGTCGGACGAATGGGCGCGCTTTCGCGCCGACACCCCGCTGACGCTGACCGCGGACGAAGTACACCGCCTGCGGTCGATCGACGACCCGATCGATCTGGAGGAAGTTCGGCGAATCTATCTGTCGCTGTCGCGCCTGCTTTCCTCGCACGTGGAATCCTCGCAGTTGCTCTTCGAGCAGCGCAACCGATTTCTCAGCATGTCGGATGTGGCGAAAACACCTTTCGTCATCGGTATCGCCGGGTCGGTGGCAGTAGGCAAGTCGACGACCGCCCGCATTCTGAAGGAATTGCTTGCCCGGTGGCCGTCGAGCCCGAAGGTCGACCTCATCACAACCGACGGCTTTCTCTATTCGAATGCGGTTCTCATCCGTGACAATCTGCTGAACCGCAAGGGCTTCCCCGAGAGCTACGATATTGGCGCACTTCTGCGCTTCCTGTCGGCGATAAAGGCCGGTCTGCCGAACGTGAAGGCCCCCTGCTATTCGCACCTCACCTACGACGTGCTGCCGAACGAGTACAAGGTCATCGACCGACCCGATATCCTGATCTTCGAGGGAATCAATGTCCTGCAGTCGCGTGATCTGCCCGCGGATGGTAAGATCGTCCCGATGGTCTCCGACTTTTTCGATTTCTCTATCTACATCGATGCCGACGAGACGCTGATCCATCGCTGGTATGTGCACCGCTTCATGAAGCTGCGACAGACGGCCTTCCGCGACCCGAACTCGTACTTTCATCGCTACGCCACCATAAGCGAGCAGGAAGCACTGGAGATCGCCGAAGATCTCTGGACCAACATCAACCTGAAGAACCTTCGGGAGAACATTCTTCCAACGCGACCGCGCGCCGACCTCATCCTTCAGAAGGGCGAAAACCACTTCATCGAGAAAGTGGCCCTGCGGAAGCTCTGACCCGCCCTCGCCAGCGATCAGAGGTTGACACGTCGAAGCGTGAGATTGATCCGTCCACCGTTCTTCAGCAACGTCGAGGTCCCGGGGTAAACCCGATCGACCCCGTGAAAAGCCAGGCGTCCCTCGCCTCCAAGAACGAGCACATCGCCGCTCGCAAGTCGGAATGAGCGGGTCCTGTCATCACGTCGCCTGCCACCAAGGCGAAATAGGCAAGTGTCGCCGAGAGAAACCGACACCACCGGTGCTTCAAGGGCCTGTTCGTCCTTGTCCTGATGCAAGCCCATCCGCGCGTCTTCAGTGTAGAAGTTGACGAGGCAAGCATCCGGTGGCTTCGGATAGCCTGTAACTTGCTCCCATATGTGGATGAGGCTGTCAGGAATTGGCGGCCAGGCCGCTTGGGTAACGGGATGCACGCTTTGGTATCGGTAGCCATGATCCTTGTCCGTCACCCACCCGAGCGGGCCGCAATTGGTCATGCGAACAGATAATGGTGTGCCGGTGCCGGGCATCACCGGGACATAGAGAGGGGCGGCGGCGACAACCTCGCGCA
It includes:
- the hslU gene encoding ATP-dependent protease ATPase subunit HslU, whose product is MTTFSPREIVSELDRYIIGQHEAKRAVAIALRNRWRRQQLDESLRDEVMPKNILMIGPTGVGKTEISRRLAKLAGAPFIKIEATKFTEVGYVGRDVEQIIRDLVEVGIGLVREKKRAEVQTKAHASAEERVLDALVGSTASPATRDSFRKKLRDGLLDDKEIEIEVADTGGGMPGFEIPGANVGILNLSEMFGKAMGGRTKKVRTTVKNSYPELIRDESDKLIDNELIQREAVKSVENDGIVFLDEIDKIAARDGGIGAGVSREGVQRDLLPLVEGTTVSTKYGPVKTDHILFIASGAFHVAKPSDLLPELQGRLPIRVELKPLTKEDFRRILTETEASLIRQYRALMATEELNLDFTEDAIDALADVAVHLNTSVENIGARRLQTVMERVLDDISFNAPDRGGQSIMIDSGYVREHVGDIAADADLSRYIL
- the hslV gene encoding ATP-dependent protease subunit HslV, encoding MSEHNPYGTMHGTTIITVRKSGVAVMAGDGQVSLGQTVMKGNARKVRRIGKGDVIAGFAGATADAFTLLERLEKKLEQYPGQLMRAAVELAKDWRTDKYLRNLEAMMLVADKSVTLAITGNGDVLEPEHGTIAIGSGGNYAYAAARALMETELSAEDIARRAMAIAAEICVYTNGNVVVETIASDT
- the hisB gene encoding imidazoleglycerol-phosphate dehydratase HisB; this encodes MSTAASGRAGTVSRKTNETSVAVSVNIDGTGQSRISTGVGFFDHMLDQLSRHSLIDMDIDVKGDLHIDDHHTVEDTGIALGQAISKALGERRGISRYASIDLAMDETMTKAAIDVSGRPFLVWNVVFSAPKIGTFDTELVREFFQALAQNAGVTLHVMNHYGANNHHIAETCFKAVARVLRSATEIDPRQASRVPSTKGSLV
- the hisH gene encoding imidazole glycerol phosphate synthase subunit HisH; protein product: MRVAIIDYGSGNLRSATKAFERAARESGVVADIELTDQPERVASADRIVLPGVGAYADCRRGLDAVAGMTEALTVAVEKNGRPFLGICVGMQLMSSRGLEKTVTPGFGWIKGDVVEMTPGDPTLKIPQIGWNTLDLRRPHPLFEDIPTGPDGLHAYFVHSYHLAADNPEDIVATTDYGAPVTAFVARENTAGAQFHPEKSQTLGLKLIANFLTWTP
- the hisA gene encoding 1-(5-phosphoribosyl)-5-[(5-phosphoribosylamino)methylideneamino]imidazole-4-carboxamide isomerase, with the translated sequence MILFPAIDLKDGQCVRLKLGDMGQATVYNPDPAAQARTFEKQGFEWLHVVDLNGAFAGESVNGAAVDAILKATKNPVQLGGGIRTLAHIESWLARGLARVILGTVAVRDPALVIDACKAFPGKIAVGIDAKGGKVAVEGWAEASELGVIELARKFEGAGVAAIIYTDIDRDGILTGINWESTLVLADAVSIPVIASGGLASIEDIRRLLRPDARKLEGAISGRALYDGRIDPAEALALIKTARQAEVQQ
- the hisF gene encoding imidazole glycerol phosphate synthase subunit HisF; amino-acid sequence: MTLKARVIPCLDVKDGRVVKGINFVDLIDAGDPVEAAKAYDAAGADELTFLDITASSEDRHTIFDVVARTAEHCFMPLTVGGGVRTIADIRKLLLCGADKVSINSAAVKNPDFVAEAADKFGDQCIVVSIDAKKVSGAGETDRWEIFTHGGRQPTGIDAIEFAGKMAARGAGELLVTSMDRDGTKSGYDIVLTRTIADSVRVPVIASGGVGNLDDLVAGIKEGHATAVLAASIFHFGTYSIGEAKRYMADHGIPMRLD
- a CDS encoding phosphoribosyl-ATP diphosphatase yields the protein MTTFSLTDLEKIVATRAMAEPDQSWTAKLVHGGQQKAAKKLGEEAVETVIAAIAADRQNLVYESADLLYHLLVVLKIADVPLEAVMQELQRRTAQTGLSEKANRRDP
- the coaA gene encoding type I pantothenate kinase, whose protein sequence is MTTAIRPADVPETLDHFQANDYSPYHFYSSDEWARFRADTPLTLTADEVHRLRSIDDPIDLEEVRRIYLSLSRLLSSHVESSQLLFEQRNRFLSMSDVAKTPFVIGIAGSVAVGKSTTARILKELLARWPSSPKVDLITTDGFLYSNAVLIRDNLLNRKGFPESYDIGALLRFLSAIKAGLPNVKAPCYSHLTYDVLPNEYKVIDRPDILIFEGINVLQSRDLPADGKIVPMVSDFFDFSIYIDADETLIHRWYVHRFMKLRQTAFRDPNSYFHRYATISEQEALEIAEDLWTNINLKNLRENILPTRPRADLILQKGENHFIEKVALRKL
- a CDS encoding alpha-ketoglutarate-dependent dioxygenase AlkB; the encoded protein is MATNTGTGWSFPEGVKFYPEYLTREHQRALLEEVREVVAAAPLYVPVMPGTGTPLSVRMTNCGPLGWVTDKDHGYRYQSVHPVTQAAWPPIPDSLIHIWEQVTGYPKPPDACLVNFYTEDARMGLHQDKDEQALEAPVVSVSLGDTCLFRLGGRRRDDRTRSFRLASGDVLVLGGEGRLAFHGVDRVYPGTSTLLKNGGRINLTLRRVNL